TGGCACGTGCAGCACGTCGAGGGCGGCGAGAACGTCAAGGACCTGCTCGCCGCGCTGGAGGCGGCCAGGGCCGAGACCGAGCGCCCGTCGATCATCCTGCTGCGCACCGTCATCGGCTTCCCCGCGCCGAACAAGATGAACACCGGCAAGATCCACGGCTCCGCGCTCGGCGCCGAGGAGGTGGCCGAGGTCAAGAAGGTGCTCGGCTTCGACCCCGAGCAGAGCTTCGAGGTGGCGCCGGAGGTGCTGGCCCACGCCCGCGAGGTGGTCAAGCGCGGCGAGGCGGCCCGCGGCGAGTGGCAGAAGTCCTTCGACGCGTGGGCCCAGGCCAACCCGGAGCGCAAGGCCCTCTACGACCGCCTCGTCGCCAAGCGGCTGCCCGAGGGCTGGGCCGACGCGCTGCCGACGTGGGAGGCCGACGCCAAGGGCCTGGCCACCCGCAAGGCCTCCGGTGAGGTGCTCTCGGCCCTCGCCGACGTGCTGCCGGAGCTGTGGGGTGGCTCCGCCGACCTCGCGGAGAGCAACAACACCACCATGAAGGGCGCGGACTCCTTCGGCCCGGCCTCGATCTCCACCAAGGAGTGGAAGGCCAACCCGTACGGCCGCACGCTGCACTTCGGCGTCCGCGAGCACGCGATGGGCTCGATCCTCAACGGCATCGCGCTGCACGGCCCGACCCGCCCGTACGGCGGCACCTTCCTGGTGTTCAGCGACTACATGCGCCCGGCGGTGCGACTGGCCGCGGTGATGAAGTCCCCGGTGATCTACGTGTGGACGCACGACTCGATCGGCCTCGGCGAGGACGGCCCGACCCACCAGCCGATCGAGCACCTGGCCGCGCTGCGCGCCATCCCCGGCCTCGCGATCGCCCGCCCGGGCGACGCCAACGAGACCGCCGCGGTGTGGAAGAAGGTGCTGGAGACCCAGGAAGGGCCGACCGGCATCGCGCTGACCCGCCAGAACGTGCCGACGCTCGAAGGCACCTCCGCCGAGGGCGTCGCGAAGGGCGGCTACGTCCTGGTGGACACCGAAGGCACCCCGGACGTGGTCCTCATCGGCACCGGCTCGGAGCTGCAGATCGCCGTCGCCGCCGGGAAGATCCTCGCCGAGCAGGGCGTTGCCGCCCGTGTGGTGTCCATGCCGTGCGTCGAGTGGTTCGAGGCGCAGGACCAGTCCTACAAGGACTCCGTGCTCCCACCGGCCGTGAAGGCCCGCGTCGCCGTCGAGGCGGGCATCGCGCAGCCGTGGTACCGCTACGTCGGCGACGCCGGTGAGATCGTCTCGATCGAGCACTTCGGCGCGTCGGCCGACTACCAGACCCTCTTCCGCGAGTTCGGCTTCACCGACACCGCCGTCGTCGAGGCCGCCAAGCGCAGCATTGGAGCGACGAAGTGAGCAACCCCAACCTCATCGCACTGAGCGAGGCCGGTGTCTCGGTCTGGCTGGACGACCTCTCGCGCGAGCGGTTGGAGTCCGGCAACCTCGTCCAGCTGATCAACGAGCTGTCGGTGGTCGGCGTGACCACCAACCCGACGATCTTCGCGGGCGCGCTGTCCAAGGGCACCGCCTACGACAAGCAGGTCGCCGAGCTGGCCGAGCGCGGCGCCTCCGTCGACCAGGCGGTCCGCGAGATCACCACCGCCGACGTGCGGCACGCCTGCGACGTCTTCCGCGCCACCTGGGAGGCCACCGACGGCCTCGACGGCCGGGTCTCCCTGGAGGTGGACCCGCGCCTGGCGCACGACACCGACGGCACCGCGGCCGAGGCGCAGGAGCTGTGGAAGGCGGTGGACCGGCCGAACCTGATGGTGAAGATCCCGGCGACCGTCGCCGGTCTGCCCGCGATCACCAAGGCGCTGGCCGAGGGCATCAGCGTGAACGTGACGCTGATCTTCTCGGTGGAGCGCTACCGCGCGGTGATGGACGCCTTCCTGGAGGGCCTGGAGCAGGCCAAGGCCAACGGCCACGACCTGTCCAAGATCGCCTCCGTCGCCTCCTTCTTCGTGTCCCGGGTGGACAGCGAGGTGGACAAGCGGATCGGCGCGCTGGGCACCCCGGAGGCCGAGGCGCTGCGCGGCCAGGCCGCCATCGCCAACGCGCGGCTGGCCTACGCCGCCTACGAGGACGTCTTCGCCTCGCCGAGGTGGACCGCGCTGGCCGAGGCGGGCGCCCGCCCGCAGCGCCCGCTGTGGGCCTCCACCGGCGTGAAGGACCCGGCCTACTCCGACACCCGCTACGTCGACGAGCTGGTCGCGCCGGGTGTGGTCAACACGATGCCGGAGAAGACCCTGCACGCGGTCGCCGACCACGGCAAGATCACCGGCGACACCGTCACCGGCACCGCCGAGTCGGCCCAGGAGGTCTTCGACGCCCTGGCCGACGCGGGCATCGACCTCGACGACGTCTTCGCGGTCCTGGAGACCGAGGGCGTCGACAAGTTCGAGAAGTCGTGGGCCGAGCTGCTGGAGACGGTGACCGACCAACTCGGCCGAGCGAAGGGTTGAGATGACTGACATTTCGGTCACACTCGTCCACAGTGGACTGGCGGCCGAGGCCGCCCCGCTGGTGGACAAGCTGGTCGCCGACCAGTTCGCGAGCAAGCTGACCGCGCAGGACGCCACGCTCTGGGGTCCCGCCGCCGAGCCCGAGGCGTCCATCCGGCTGTCCTGGACCACGCTGCACGAGACCTCCCGCCCGCTGCTGGCGGAGATCGACGCCCTGCGCGCCGAACTGCACGGCGAGGGCGTGGACCGGGTGGTGCTCGCGGGCATGGGCGGCTCGTCCCTGGCACCGGAGGTGATCTGCGCGACCGCGGGCGTTCCGCTCGTGGTGCTGGACACCACCGACCCGGCCCAGGTGGCGGACGCACTCGCCGGTGACCTGGAGCGCACCGTTCTCGTGGTGTCCTCCAAGTCCGGCGGCACGGTGGAGACCGACAGCCACCGCCGCGTCTTCGAGAAAGCCTTCCAGGCGAACGGGATCGACCCTGCCCGGCGCATCGTCGTGGTCACCGACCCCGGCTCGCCGCTGGCCAAGGCGTCGGCGGAGGCGGGCTACCGCAAGGTGTTCCTCGCCGATCCGCACGTGGGTGGCCGCTACTCGGCGCTGACCGCTTTCGGCCTGGTGCCCAGCGGTCTGGCCGGTGCGGACATCGCCACGCTGCTCGACGACGCCGCCTCGGCCGCCCCGGCGCTGTCGGCGGACTCCGCCGACAACCCGGCGCTGGTGCTGGCCGCCGCGTTCTCCGCCGCGCACGCGCGCGGTGCGGAGAAGGTCGTCATCGCCGACGCCGGCTCGGGCATCAAGGGCTTCGCCGACTGGGCGGAGCAGCTGATCGCCGAGTCGACCGGCAAGGAGGGCACCGGCCTGCTGCCGGTCGCGGTCGAGGGCATCGACGCGCCCGGTTTCGCCGACGCCCGCGAGGACGCCACTCCGGTGAGCATCGGCGGTGCAGCGGGTGCGGCGGCCGTCGCGGTCGCCGGCTCGCTCGGCGGCCAGTTCCTGTTGTGGGAGTACGCGACCGCGGCGGCGGGCAGGCTGCTCGGGATCAACCCGTTCGACCAGCCCGATGTCGAGGCGGCGAAGAAGGCGGCGCGCGCGCTGCTCGATGCTCCCGCTGACGAGACGACGGCGGCACCGGCCATTTCGGACGGTCCGATCGACGTCTACGCGTCGGGGCTGACCGGCGAGGCCGCGGGCTGGGCGGACAAGCTGTTCGCGCCGGAGACCGAGACCGTGGGCGCGGCGCTGAAGGCGCTGATCGACGCGGCGCCGGAGCACGGCTACCTCTCGATCCAGGCGTACCTCGATCGCAACGACGACGCCTCGATCGCGGTGCTGCGCAAGGAGATCGCGCGGCGCACCGGGCTGCAGACCACGTTCGGCTGGGGTCCCCGGTTCCTGCACTCCACGGGCCAGTACCACAAGGGCGGCCACCAGAACGGCGTGTTCCTGCAGATCACCGGCTACTCGCCGGAGGACCTGGAGGTGCCGGACCGCCCGTACACCCTCGGAGTGCTGCAGAAGGCTCAGGCGCTCGGCGACGGACAGGTGCTCGCCGAGCACGGGCGTCCGGTGCTGCGCCTGCACCTCACTGACCGGGCCGAGGGCCTGGTCCACCTGGTGAAGGCGGTGCAGGACTCCCTGTGAGCAAGACTTGGCGCAACCCGCTGCGCGACGAGCGGGACAAGCGGCTGCCCAGGATCGCCGGGCCCTGCGGCCTGGTGATCTTCGGCGTGACCGGCGACCTCAGCCGCAAGAAGCTGATGCCTGCCATCTACGACCTGGCCAACCGGGGGCTGCTGCCGCCGGGCTTCGCGCTCACCGGCTTCGCCCGGCGGGAGTGGGCCGACCAGGACTTCGAACAGGTGGTGTACGAGGCGGTCAAGCAGCACGCCCGCACGCCGTTCCGGCAGGAGGTCTGGGACCGGCTGGCCGAGGGCTGCCGCTTCGTGCAGGGCAGCTTCGACGACGACGAGGCCTTCGACAAGCTGGTCGAGACCATCGGCGACCTGGACCGGGTCCGCGGCACCGGCGGCAACCACGCGTTCTACCTGTCCATCCCGCCGGGCGCGTTCCCGGCGGTCTGCCGCCAGCTGGCCCGCTCGGGCCTGTCGGCGCAGAACCCGGACCAGTGGCGCCGCGTGGTGATCGAGAAGCCGTTCGGCTCGGACCTGGCCTCCGCCAAGGACCTCAACCGCGTGGTGAACGAGGTCTTCCCCGAGGACTCGGTGTTCCGCATCGACCACTACCTCGGCAAGGAGACGGTGCAGAACATCCTGGCGCTGCGCTTCGCGAACCAGTTGTTCGAGCCGATCTGGAACTCCAACTACGTCGACCACGTGCAGATCACCATGGCCGAGGACATCGGTCTCGGCGGTCGCGCCGGCTACTACGACGGCATCGGCGCGGCGCGCGACGTGATCCAGAACCACCTGCTCCAGCTGCTGGCGCTGACCGCGATGGAGGAGCCCGTCTCCTTCGACCCGGCGGCGCTGCGGGCGGAGAAGGTCAAGGTGCTCTCGGCGACCCGTCCCGCGGGCCCGCTGGACGAGACCACCGCGCGCGGGCAGTACACCGGCGGCTGGCAGGGCGGGCAGAAGGTGCCCGGTCTGCTGGAGGAGGGCGGTTTCGCCCCCGACTCCACCACCGAGACCTTCGCCGCGGTGGAGCTGGAGGTCAACACCCGCCGCTGGGCCGGGGTGCCGTTCTACCTGCGCACCGGCAAGCGGCTGGGCCGCCGCGTCACCGAGATCGCGGTGGTGTTCAAGCGCGCCCCGCACCTGCCGTTCGACTCCACGGCCACCGAGGAGCTGGGCGAGAACGCCCTGGTGATCCGGGTGCAGCCGGACGAGGGCATCACGCTGCGGTTCGGCTCGAAGGTGCCCGGCACCGCGATGCAGATCCGCGACGTGACGATGGACTTCGGCTACGGCCACGCGTTCACCGAGTCCTCGCCGGAGGCCTACGAGCGGCTGCTGCTGGACGTGCTGCTCGGCGAGCCCTCGCTGTTCCCGATGAACGACGAGGTCGAGCTGTCCTGGAAGATCCTGGACCCGGTGCTCAAGCACTGGGCCGCGAAGGGCCGTCCCGAGGAGTACAAGGCGGGCACGTGGGGTCCGCCCTCGGCCGACGCCATGATGGCCCGCACCGGACGTCACTGGAGGCGGCCATGAGTCACAATGCCCGCTCTCGTGGACGCCGACCGGGTGCGGGTATCCCGCATGAGCGCAGGAGGCGCCCGTGATCATCGACCTGCCCTCGACCACGACCTCCCAGGTCAACAAGAAGCTGGTCGAGCTGCGCGAACAGGGCGGAGCGGTGGCGCTGGGCCGGGTGCTGACCCTGGTCATCGTCACCGACGACGGGGCACGCACCGAGGAGGCCATCGACGCGGCCAACGACGCCAGCCGCGAGCACCCGTGCCGGGTGATCGTGCTGGCCCGCGGTGCCCGCAAGGCGGCGGCGCGGCTGGACGCCCAGGTCCGGGTCGGCGGTGACGCCGGGGCGAGCGAGGTCGTGGTGCTGCGGCTCTACGGCCCGCTGGCCGACGAGGGCGCCAGCTGCGTGGTGCCGCTGCTGCTGCCGGACGCCCCGGTGGTGGCGTGGTGGCCGTTCGAGGCGCCGGACAACCCCTCGCAGGACCCGATCGGTGCGCTGGCGCAACGCCGGATCACCGACGCGGCTGCCGAGCGCAACCCGATCAAGGCGCTCGACCAGCGGCGTGAGTCCTATGTGGACGGTGACACCGATCTGGCCTGGACGCGGCTGACCTCGTGGCGGGCCCTGCTGGCCGCCGCGCTGGACCTGCCGCCCTACGAGAAGGTCACCGCGGCCACCGTCTCCGGCGAGGCCGACTCGCCGTCGACGGACCTGCTCGCGGCCTGGCTGTCGGCGCGGCTGCGGATCCCGGTGACCCGCACCAAGGCCAGCTCCGGCCAGGGCATCGTCTCCGCGGTGCTGGAGCGGCGCTCCGGCAAGGTGGAGCTGGTCCGCCCGGACGGCAAGGTCGGCACGCTCGAACAGCCCGGCCAGCCGGACCGCCGCGTCGCGCTGCAACGCCGCCCGGTCCGCGACTGCCTGGCCGAGGAGCTGCGCAGGCTCGACCCGGACGAGACCTTCGCGGAGACGCTGCGGGCGCTGCCCAAGGTGGTCCGCGGTCGCGCGGCGCCGAAGAAGCCCGCGGCCAAGCCGAAGGCCGCGAAGAAGCCGGAGCCCGAAGCCCCGGCCGAAGCAGCGGCACAGGCCGAGGCAAAGCCGAAGAAGGCCAAGCCCGCCAAGGCGAAGGCCAAGAAGTAGGCGCGAAGGGCGTCCACTCCGGTGGGCGCCCTTTTCGTTGCTCCTTTCGGCCGAACGGGCGTGTGGTGTAGAACTACGCCCCACACCTGCCGGTTCGGGAAGGA
The window above is part of the Allokutzneria albata genome. Proteins encoded here:
- the tkt gene encoding transketolase; the protein is MSVNSDLTGLTTPNLPEDWTELDRRAVDTARVLAADAVQKVGNGHPGTAMSLAPAAYTLFQRVMRHDPADADWPGRDRFVLSCGHSSLTLYIQLYLSGYGVELDDLKALRTWGSLTPGHPEHRHTPGVEITTGPLGQGLSSAVGMAMAARRERGLFDPDAAPGESPFDHQIYVIASDGDIEEGVTSEASSIAGHQQLGNLTLIYDDNKISIEDDTAIALSEDVAKRYEAYGWHVQHVEGGENVKDLLAALEAARAETERPSIILLRTVIGFPAPNKMNTGKIHGSALGAEEVAEVKKVLGFDPEQSFEVAPEVLAHAREVVKRGEAARGEWQKSFDAWAQANPERKALYDRLVAKRLPEGWADALPTWEADAKGLATRKASGEVLSALADVLPELWGGSADLAESNNTTMKGADSFGPASISTKEWKANPYGRTLHFGVREHAMGSILNGIALHGPTRPYGGTFLVFSDYMRPAVRLAAVMKSPVIYVWTHDSIGLGEDGPTHQPIEHLAALRAIPGLAIARPGDANETAAVWKKVLETQEGPTGIALTRQNVPTLEGTSAEGVAKGGYVLVDTEGTPDVVLIGTGSELQIAVAAGKILAEQGVAARVVSMPCVEWFEAQDQSYKDSVLPPAVKARVAVEAGIAQPWYRYVGDAGEIVSIEHFGASADYQTLFREFGFTDTAVVEAAKRSIGATK
- the tal gene encoding transaldolase yields the protein MSNPNLIALSEAGVSVWLDDLSRERLESGNLVQLINELSVVGVTTNPTIFAGALSKGTAYDKQVAELAERGASVDQAVREITTADVRHACDVFRATWEATDGLDGRVSLEVDPRLAHDTDGTAAEAQELWKAVDRPNLMVKIPATVAGLPAITKALAEGISVNVTLIFSVERYRAVMDAFLEGLEQAKANGHDLSKIASVASFFVSRVDSEVDKRIGALGTPEAEALRGQAAIANARLAYAAYEDVFASPRWTALAEAGARPQRPLWASTGVKDPAYSDTRYVDELVAPGVVNTMPEKTLHAVADHGKITGDTVTGTAESAQEVFDALADAGIDLDDVFAVLETEGVDKFEKSWAELLETVTDQLGRAKG
- a CDS encoding glucose-6-phosphate isomerase; the protein is MTDISVTLVHSGLAAEAAPLVDKLVADQFASKLTAQDATLWGPAAEPEASIRLSWTTLHETSRPLLAEIDALRAELHGEGVDRVVLAGMGGSSLAPEVICATAGVPLVVLDTTDPAQVADALAGDLERTVLVVSSKSGGTVETDSHRRVFEKAFQANGIDPARRIVVVTDPGSPLAKASAEAGYRKVFLADPHVGGRYSALTAFGLVPSGLAGADIATLLDDAASAAPALSADSADNPALVLAAAFSAAHARGAEKVVIADAGSGIKGFADWAEQLIAESTGKEGTGLLPVAVEGIDAPGFADAREDATPVSIGGAAGAAAVAVAGSLGGQFLLWEYATAAAGRLLGINPFDQPDVEAAKKAARALLDAPADETTAAPAISDGPIDVYASGLTGEAAGWADKLFAPETETVGAALKALIDAAPEHGYLSIQAYLDRNDDASIAVLRKEIARRTGLQTTFGWGPRFLHSTGQYHKGGHQNGVFLQITGYSPEDLEVPDRPYTLGVLQKAQALGDGQVLAEHGRPVLRLHLTDRAEGLVHLVKAVQDSL
- the zwf gene encoding glucose-6-phosphate dehydrogenase, with product MSKTWRNPLRDERDKRLPRIAGPCGLVIFGVTGDLSRKKLMPAIYDLANRGLLPPGFALTGFARREWADQDFEQVVYEAVKQHARTPFRQEVWDRLAEGCRFVQGSFDDDEAFDKLVETIGDLDRVRGTGGNHAFYLSIPPGAFPAVCRQLARSGLSAQNPDQWRRVVIEKPFGSDLASAKDLNRVVNEVFPEDSVFRIDHYLGKETVQNILALRFANQLFEPIWNSNYVDHVQITMAEDIGLGGRAGYYDGIGAARDVIQNHLLQLLALTAMEEPVSFDPAALRAEKVKVLSATRPAGPLDETTARGQYTGGWQGGQKVPGLLEEGGFAPDSTTETFAAVELEVNTRRWAGVPFYLRTGKRLGRRVTEIAVVFKRAPHLPFDSTATEELGENALVIRVQPDEGITLRFGSKVPGTAMQIRDVTMDFGYGHAFTESSPEAYERLLLDVLLGEPSLFPMNDEVELSWKILDPVLKHWAAKGRPEEYKAGTWGPPSADAMMARTGRHWRRP
- the opcA gene encoding glucose-6-phosphate dehydrogenase assembly protein OpcA, whose translation is MIIDLPSTTTSQVNKKLVELREQGGAVALGRVLTLVIVTDDGARTEEAIDAANDASREHPCRVIVLARGARKAAARLDAQVRVGGDAGASEVVVLRLYGPLADEGASCVVPLLLPDAPVVAWWPFEAPDNPSQDPIGALAQRRITDAAAERNPIKALDQRRESYVDGDTDLAWTRLTSWRALLAAALDLPPYEKVTAATVSGEADSPSTDLLAAWLSARLRIPVTRTKASSGQGIVSAVLERRSGKVELVRPDGKVGTLEQPGQPDRRVALQRRPVRDCLAEELRRLDPDETFAETLRALPKVVRGRAAPKKPAAKPKAAKKPEPEAPAEAAAQAEAKPKKAKPAKAKAKK